Proteins from a single region of Pseudomonas sp. 10S4:
- a CDS encoding precorrin-2 C(20)-methyltransferase, with product MQQPGRLIGLGVGPGDPELITVKALRLLRESPVVAYFVAKGKKGNAFGIIEAHLQEAQNLLPLVYPVTTEALPAPLSYEQVISDFYDTAAEQLAEHLDAGRDVAVICEGDPFFYGSYMYLHDRLAERYIAEVVPGVCSMLGGASVLGSPLVYRNQSLSVLSGVLPHEELKRRLADADAAVIMKLGRNFPKVRQVLEELGMAGRALYVERATMANQKIVPLDEVEPMSSPYFSLIIVPGERWQG from the coding sequence ATGCAGCAACCTGGACGCTTGATCGGCCTGGGCGTCGGCCCCGGTGATCCGGAACTGATTACCGTCAAAGCCCTGCGCTTGCTGCGCGAATCGCCGGTGGTGGCGTACTTCGTTGCCAAGGGCAAAAAGGGCAATGCGTTCGGCATCATCGAAGCGCACCTTCAAGAAGCGCAAAACCTGTTGCCGCTGGTGTACCCGGTGACCACCGAAGCGCTGCCGGCGCCGCTGTCTTATGAACAAGTAATCAGCGACTTCTACGACACCGCTGCCGAGCAGCTTGCCGAGCATCTGGATGCCGGCCGCGATGTGGCGGTGATTTGCGAGGGTGACCCGTTCTTCTACGGTTCCTACATGTACCTGCACGATCGCCTGGCCGAGCGTTACATCGCCGAAGTGGTGCCGGGCGTCTGCTCGATGCTCGGCGGCGCTTCGGTGCTGGGTTCGCCGCTGGTGTATCGCAATCAGAGCCTGTCGGTGTTGTCCGGCGTGTTGCCTCATGAAGAACTGAAACGACGTCTGGCCGATGCCGATGCGGCGGTGATCATGAAGCTGGGGCGCAACTTCCCCAAGGTTCGTCAGGTGTTGGAAGAACTCGGTATGGCCGGGCGCGCGCTGTACGTCGAACGCGCAACCATGGCCAATCAGAAAATCGTCCCGCTGGATGAAGTCGAGCCGATGTCCTCGCCGTACTTCTCGCTGATCATCGTACCCGGCGAACGGTGGCAAGGTTGA
- the cobJ gene encoding precorrin-3B C(17)-methyltransferase, with product MKGRPAPAIVILGNGSLATAQRIQQRYPDALIHGLAERVEGADRTYQEFGVTLRELYQQDTPIIALCAAGIVIRTLAPLLLEKGAEPPVLAVAEDGSAVVPLLGGLGGVNVLAREIAAALDVAAAITTSGELRFGTCLLNPPSGYALGDLELGKRFVSDLLSGESVRIEGLAPWLAEAQLPEDQQARLAIHVGHAERQPSANELLIYPRNVLVAVTAGTADLAGVIRAALHEANIALQSLACLLADESDMANGALREAALELAVPLRFGARSGSVFEQARSAAPSLLTTIEVNDSMTIAVAAEPLDPLLIGRPRGRLAVIGLGPGAAELMVPAVKAELARANDVLGYETYVRMAGPFRADQVMHCTDNREEMQRARHAFELAAQGRSVVVVSSGDPGVFAMAAAVLEALHESSDANWHNVDLEILPGVSASLATAAQAGAPLGHDFCVMSLSDNLKPWSIIEKRLDLAAQADLALAFYNPISRSRPWQLGRALEIVAQHRTAETPVVLGRDIGRPGQTLRVTTLGQLTPDQVDMRTMVLVGSSTTCVFPRAEGGEWVYTPRWYGDKPVG from the coding sequence TTGAAGGGCCGTCCAGCTCCGGCGATTGTCATTCTGGGCAATGGTAGCCTCGCCACGGCGCAGCGGATTCAGCAGCGCTACCCGGACGCGTTGATCCACGGTTTGGCCGAGCGGGTTGAAGGCGCTGACCGTACCTATCAAGAGTTCGGCGTGACCCTGCGCGAGCTCTATCAACAGGACACGCCGATCATCGCCCTGTGCGCGGCCGGCATTGTCATTCGCACCCTGGCGCCGTTGTTGCTGGAAAAAGGCGCCGAGCCGCCGGTGCTGGCCGTCGCCGAAGACGGCAGCGCCGTGGTGCCGCTGCTCGGTGGCCTGGGCGGAGTGAATGTGTTGGCGCGAGAGATCGCCGCAGCGCTGGACGTCGCAGCAGCCATTACCACCAGTGGTGAATTGCGTTTCGGCACTTGCCTGCTCAATCCACCGAGCGGCTATGCCCTCGGCGATCTGGAACTGGGCAAACGCTTCGTTTCGGATTTGCTCTCGGGTGAGTCGGTGCGCATCGAAGGTCTGGCCCCGTGGTTGGCCGAGGCGCAATTGCCGGAAGATCAACAGGCGCGATTGGCGATTCATGTCGGTCATGCCGAGCGTCAGCCGAGTGCCAATGAACTGCTGATTTATCCGCGCAATGTGCTGGTGGCGGTGACGGCGGGAACGGCTGATCTCGCTGGCGTCATTCGCGCGGCGTTGCATGAAGCGAACATCGCGTTGCAGTCGCTTGCTTGCCTGTTGGCGGATGAAAGCGACATGGCCAACGGCGCATTGCGCGAGGCCGCGCTTGAACTGGCCGTGCCGCTGCGTTTTGGCGCTCGGTCCGGCAGTGTGTTTGAACAGGCCCGGAGTGCCGCACCATCGCTGCTCACAACGATCGAGGTCAATGACTCGATGACCATCGCGGTCGCTGCCGAACCGCTTGATCCGCTGCTGATCGGCCGTCCTCGCGGACGGCTGGCGGTGATCGGTCTAGGCCCCGGCGCGGCTGAATTGATGGTGCCTGCGGTGAAGGCCGAACTGGCTCGAGCCAACGACGTGTTGGGTTATGAAACCTACGTGCGCATGGCCGGCCCGTTCCGCGCCGATCAGGTGATGCACTGCACCGACAACCGCGAAGAGATGCAGCGTGCCCGCCACGCTTTCGAACTCGCGGCCCAGGGGCGTTCGGTGGTGGTGGTGTCGTCCGGTGATCCGGGCGTGTTTGCCATGGCCGCTGCGGTGCTCGAAGCCCTGCACGAATCGAGCGATGCGAACTGGCACAACGTCGACCTGGAAATTCTCCCCGGCGTTTCCGCATCGCTGGCCACGGCTGCTCAGGCCGGAGCGCCGTTGGGCCATGACTTCTGCGTGATGTCGCTCTCGGACAATCTCAAGCCGTGGTCGATTATCGAGAAGCGTCTTGATCTGGCCGCCCAGGCGGATTTGGCCCTGGCCTTCTACAACCCGATCTCCCGTTCTCGGCCATGGCAATTGGGTCGCGCGCTGGAGATCGTCGCGCAGCACCGTACCGCCGAAACGCCTGTGGTGTTGGGACGTGACATTGGCCGCCCGGGTCAGACTCTGCGCGTGACCACGTTGGGGCAGTTGACCCCGGATCAGGTCGACATGCGCACGATGGTCCTGGTCGGTTCGTCAACCACTTGTGTGTTCCCTCGTGCCGAGGGAGGCGAGTGGGTGTATACGCCGCGGTGGTATGGCGACAAGCCTGTTGGTTAA
- a CDS encoding TcdA/TcdB catalytic glycosyltransferase domain-containing protein, with the protein MSQQEVVSGHAYVGIADLLKRSDLERLLEPYKKADQYEAILRYYQGCIDAQDDQSLLRPLTLLDEALGSLVPPVRRRRDTDEPLSPGNGVEAISELQQKVSDYGSRVAQSVETLKSALPEVPKKLHFVWLGGGIGDIQRDYINVWKQVMVKDGHKLMLWYDADALLAHETNRIIVQAAKASAMAAGGESLAVAIDLNNVYVERLIPLKEQLYAHILRAGERGKSADEARIDLLVRGYGQDEKALRVLREKHLLSIEALKSEDLLLCDLQLLKEPLRVEDIYQQEINLRGNFASASDVVRTEVMFIEGGLYSDVDNLPPLMETLGEVDISKFDETKRLGVLQLLLDHNPDWMPGRQNVASRYKKYVDSIAHDQRAALETFARSRPALNDVFHVPENRQVRLDGLRAVAVGAAVNNSFLMGHPGSATVNAVINRFLINYEVVNTTARKAVEQNVRYSDFPVMDRLALETVVEQFGPLDELSDMEAFTIQKLAQGAADYYSDGIYPGSENTIFLTGPIAMLEGISDYEKSNLTPRTAEKLRQLVGIRGNGTVNRQTEEEQDHSWKEQTDSKAQWLIDEKKRWLEGRFQARYQGDITQLLERNAIEFEAGWPLIEGRHVLSTGVLQRLLDHLGEPFLRAMSQGGDTRVTFDKLLPLSFDDRQAIIAQDISAFPPAMPGDVTTQGLSIIEVLERLASGSLLTEQLSAAQRLSLGQLLGLESLDNRSFEAVADELENLAKRVSDKGVAGRYGVIEEQLFKCKASEFIAGLKSPVEGLLSHSETVLALKQNAMQTPMSLRQWGRQVATIQLAAKAEFRDHLAERSSELLDSFTEPCKLVPQDLLFDGFGDTIGRRCYPLSLAMAAAIAKGEAAVTQLRERFFVSVLSPDDSDSRTFVQAIETLHNVQESDVGTVLARSSLEQVVQMLKSRTTTSTLMLNSDNHSMLIAKTVVEDRSRYHFYDPNLGVFQFNQLTEMHRSLEVFSRRRAWLPFMAPMLRAIEGPST; encoded by the coding sequence ATGAGTCAACAGGAAGTTGTCAGTGGTCACGCGTATGTCGGTATTGCCGATCTCTTAAAGCGTTCCGATCTGGAACGCCTGCTTGAACCCTATAAGAAGGCTGATCAGTACGAAGCCATTCTCCGCTATTACCAGGGTTGTATCGATGCGCAGGATGATCAGAGCCTGCTTCGCCCGCTGACATTGCTGGATGAAGCATTGGGGTCACTGGTCCCACCGGTACGCCGACGGCGAGACACGGACGAGCCGTTGTCCCCCGGCAACGGTGTGGAGGCGATATCTGAGCTCCAACAGAAGGTCAGCGACTACGGCAGTCGTGTGGCCCAGAGTGTCGAAACCCTGAAAAGCGCGCTACCGGAAGTTCCGAAGAAACTGCACTTTGTCTGGCTGGGCGGTGGCATTGGGGATATCCAGCGCGACTACATCAATGTCTGGAAGCAAGTCATGGTCAAGGACGGCCATAAACTGATGCTGTGGTATGACGCCGATGCGCTGCTGGCGCATGAGACCAACCGGATCATTGTCCAGGCGGCGAAGGCCAGCGCGATGGCGGCTGGTGGCGAAAGCCTTGCCGTCGCCATCGACCTCAACAACGTGTATGTGGAACGGTTGATACCGCTCAAAGAGCAACTTTATGCCCATATCCTCAGGGCTGGGGAGCGAGGTAAAAGTGCCGATGAGGCGCGTATCGACCTGCTGGTTCGCGGCTATGGACAAGACGAAAAAGCACTTAGGGTATTACGGGAGAAACACCTTCTCAGTATTGAAGCCTTGAAAAGTGAAGACCTGCTGTTATGCGATCTTCAACTGTTGAAAGAGCCGCTGCGCGTAGAGGATATCTATCAGCAGGAAATAAACTTACGCGGTAACTTTGCCAGCGCTTCCGATGTCGTGCGTACAGAAGTTATGTTTATTGAGGGCGGATTGTATTCCGACGTGGACAATCTTCCACCTCTGATGGAAACATTGGGCGAGGTGGACATCAGCAAGTTTGATGAAACTAAGCGCCTGGGCGTTTTGCAGTTACTGCTGGATCACAACCCCGATTGGATGCCGGGCCGGCAAAACGTAGCGAGTCGGTATAAAAAGTATGTCGACTCCATTGCGCACGATCAACGTGCCGCTCTGGAGACGTTCGCCAGAAGCCGACCGGCGTTGAATGATGTGTTTCATGTTCCGGAAAATCGTCAAGTCCGGCTCGATGGTTTGCGCGCCGTGGCAGTGGGCGCTGCGGTCAATAACTCCTTTCTGATGGGGCATCCTGGCTCGGCAACGGTCAATGCGGTCATCAATCGCTTCCTGATCAATTACGAGGTGGTCAATACCACGGCACGCAAGGCTGTCGAGCAAAACGTCAGGTATTCCGATTTCCCGGTAATGGACAGGCTGGCACTGGAGACCGTCGTTGAACAGTTCGGGCCGCTGGACGAGCTGTCCGACATGGAGGCGTTTACCATCCAAAAATTGGCACAGGGGGCTGCCGACTACTACAGCGATGGCATCTACCCGGGTAGCGAGAACACCATTTTTTTAACCGGGCCGATTGCGATGCTCGAAGGTATAAGCGATTACGAGAAAAGTAACCTGACGCCGAGGACGGCCGAAAAGTTGCGTCAACTCGTCGGGATCAGGGGTAATGGCACGGTCAATCGGCAAACCGAAGAGGAACAGGATCATTCCTGGAAGGAGCAGACCGATTCGAAAGCCCAATGGCTGATCGATGAGAAAAAACGCTGGCTGGAGGGCCGGTTCCAGGCGCGCTACCAAGGCGATATTACGCAACTGCTCGAACGCAATGCCATCGAGTTCGAAGCAGGCTGGCCGCTGATCGAAGGGCGGCATGTGTTGTCGACCGGCGTCCTCCAGCGTCTGCTGGATCACTTGGGCGAGCCATTCCTGAGGGCGATGAGTCAGGGAGGTGATACCCGCGTGACATTCGACAAACTGTTGCCGCTGAGTTTTGATGATCGCCAGGCCATCATCGCTCAGGACATCAGTGCTTTCCCGCCCGCCATGCCAGGTGATGTCACAACCCAAGGCCTTTCCATCATTGAAGTACTTGAACGCCTGGCCAGCGGTTCGCTGCTGACGGAACAGTTGAGCGCCGCGCAACGCCTGTCGCTCGGTCAATTGTTGGGGCTTGAGTCGCTGGACAACCGCAGCTTCGAAGCGGTGGCCGACGAACTCGAGAACCTGGCGAAAAGGGTTAGCGATAAAGGCGTCGCGGGGCGCTACGGAGTTATCGAGGAGCAGTTGTTCAAGTGCAAGGCCTCTGAATTCATCGCCGGACTTAAAAGCCCGGTTGAGGGCCTGCTGTCTCACTCCGAGACGGTGCTGGCCCTTAAGCAAAATGCCATGCAAACACCTATGAGCCTGCGTCAGTGGGGGCGCCAGGTGGCCACGATCCAGCTGGCGGCAAAAGCCGAATTCCGTGATCACCTTGCCGAGCGTTCCAGTGAACTGCTGGACAGTTTCACCGAGCCTTGCAAGTTGGTGCCCCAGGATCTGTTGTTCGATGGCTTCGGCGACACCATCGGCCGTCGGTGTTATCCCCTGTCACTGGCGATGGCGGCTGCGATTGCCAAGGGCGAGGCTGCGGTCACTCAACTGCGTGAGCGTTTTTTTGTGAGCGTGCTTTCACCTGATGACAGTGATTCGCGAACTTTTGTACAGGCCATCGAAACACTGCACAACGTGCAGGAGAGTGATGTCGGCACTGTCCTGGCTCGTTCCAGCCTTGAGCAAGTGGTGCAAATGCTGAAGTCCAGGACTACGACCAGCACGCTGATGCTTAACTCTGACAACCACTCCATGCTAATCGCCAAGACCGTTGTCGAGGATCGCAGTCGCTATCACTTCTACGATCCGAACCTGGGTGTTTTTCAGTTCAATCAACTCACGGAGATGCACCGCTCTCTCGAAGTTTTTTCGAGGAGAAGGGCATGGCTACCTTTTATGGCGCCTATGTTGAGGGCAATCGAAGGACCTTCGACCTGA
- a CDS encoding TcdA/TcdB pore-forming domain-containing protein produces MATFYGAYVEGNRRTFDLIELQGTQIEKVELSSGVRIADVLLPGELKGADIARVRQRLASARGQSLVNNSRLGKSLMELDSHWWSQQITQASNDLLSKNKLTSDFIPLFETLEINPQGEYLLSLIKPEKPGIPEQLVRVTTDDARFLRIKNRLTELFDKLTTRRVSPLDPTSVGAVHTLNAGFAIQALMNALRSREGEDRSLTLAVRLHAYVNYAQLVHGLVIDIVGVVSLVRQGLAQERLIAQASSTVVGEALGHVAGEGVGTVLGMANVGFDVYQLSQADNDVDVARFSTQLAFDSASVVLGAAGMGAGLASAATAAAFLGGASVIVGGLAVGVGALAQGFAMVAERSKQVGAFFYELDQAYRGAPFSWNTQQNVWQAHPKLVIQSLNLRDGVVMYDSQRLFALRDHLGVPDFDVDYDRAINLRQSLGLPGSSRFLPAPGEVIILPCTPQAFYGYDYHSLPFASTRHDKGFDIARRLEKKNEKGQWRFLFTFYSFPGEYIVQGIHPAYRPHTRTVIRVTLDDKPRTLVVPELLDSWHGKIAYEIEAGTEPCTLVLNQGVNVELKSSALKTLQWTLLATWAQESDIQFVRGEGLKIGEVSIKYSGHAGFDVTLHLAGNNRYRIDHHQQVLILDEVDAVPGTDAQTLRAHFKALAREHRLEQPYTPVHKFLIPFDNPEEQRYTTAYYDSAADRFLYIQDDDIPVPVNPLLGAVVDGCAYFYHPQSVEVLKTDVASGLISHRYRLMLKSGEFAVTQCTAVPSGGVKVVQEVVQGNQGFTLEYLLTDEGVFLSSLTRSVDTFLEDVLDQSPILADWQPLLGDYIAWPAVPSPERFKTSTWQLAAFVSVHWKPEEGRSDMSWVRSSDGLIIRPIPQRHHARGWNDSDKDKNQLSLLAPAGPEGDVFVVYKRNSSRLYVQRRSLVGEQVELSVETKTLKGLKSVVATQEGCLAVTEEGLFYEVTPQGELQLGGLTEFWFKDRPQWWSQLPTLVADVPFTTLGLIGLSNARGDARLSAWYLDGRLVLADLGHGKEVRLLGATPDNAAAWLFDVATGEIYRQPFIDDNQLSKAFGDGAQLLAPEALPTPQPLWSPWTFTDVTRRGAGLLATTVEGIQMELNHQEPALITGVDSQWVREHDDALSEHLRVLVDNTQRCAPLLNVAHPWRQQWFVSSSGRLIDAATVPRPDSSVAVGTQRHTNVLLFDAADGFLRRYPVTDSVGPLAYVRRNVDTLTVESNQQLDDVLPLIPDDVSTLILRLGHTGATCRLSQAAWRRLESVIVDCRPPLGNQVSVPVKLDWALDSPEQLIVSLVDEHLVMLDPVTCHSLIFREAYAKDVTLRARVIVAIGGYRSTSVSDLVSALMAKPVPAGSVLFKDVMQDDPVMS; encoded by the coding sequence ATGGCTACCTTTTATGGCGCCTATGTTGAGGGCAATCGAAGGACCTTCGACCTGATCGAACTGCAAGGCACGCAGATCGAGAAGGTGGAACTGTCTTCGGGCGTGCGGATTGCAGACGTACTGTTGCCTGGCGAATTGAAAGGTGCGGACATTGCCCGCGTGCGACAACGACTGGCCAGTGCCCGGGGCCAGTCTCTGGTGAACAACTCGCGACTGGGCAAAAGCCTGATGGAGCTGGACAGTCATTGGTGGAGCCAGCAAATCACCCAGGCGAGCAATGACTTGCTGAGCAAAAACAAACTGACCTCCGACTTTATTCCGTTGTTTGAAACCCTGGAAATAAATCCCCAAGGCGAATATCTGCTGAGTCTGATCAAACCTGAAAAACCCGGCATCCCCGAGCAATTGGTACGCGTCACCACCGACGATGCGCGGTTCTTGCGCATCAAGAATCGTCTCACCGAACTCTTCGACAAATTGACCACGCGCCGGGTCAGCCCGCTTGATCCAACCAGCGTTGGCGCCGTACACACCCTCAACGCCGGTTTCGCGATTCAGGCCTTGATGAATGCATTGCGCAGCCGCGAGGGGGAGGACCGGAGCCTGACCCTGGCGGTGCGTCTTCACGCCTATGTGAACTACGCACAACTGGTCCATGGTCTGGTGATTGATATCGTCGGCGTTGTAAGTCTGGTACGTCAGGGGCTGGCTCAGGAACGGTTGATCGCGCAGGCCAGTTCCACGGTCGTGGGCGAAGCGCTCGGTCATGTGGCCGGCGAAGGCGTAGGCACCGTGCTGGGGATGGCCAATGTCGGTTTCGACGTCTACCAGTTGAGTCAGGCGGACAACGATGTGGACGTCGCCCGATTCAGCACCCAACTGGCCTTCGACTCGGCCAGTGTCGTGCTGGGTGCCGCGGGCATGGGCGCGGGCCTGGCCTCGGCAGCCACGGCGGCAGCGTTCCTGGGCGGAGCGTCAGTGATCGTGGGTGGGCTGGCCGTCGGTGTCGGTGCATTGGCCCAGGGTTTCGCCATGGTGGCCGAACGATCCAAGCAGGTCGGGGCGTTTTTCTATGAGCTGGATCAAGCGTATCGGGGTGCGCCCTTCAGTTGGAACACGCAGCAGAACGTTTGGCAGGCGCATCCGAAACTGGTGATCCAGAGCCTGAATTTGCGCGACGGCGTGGTGATGTATGACAGTCAGCGCCTGTTTGCGCTGCGAGATCATTTAGGCGTCCCGGATTTCGACGTGGACTACGATCGGGCGATCAATCTGCGTCAAAGCCTCGGGCTGCCTGGCTCAAGCAGGTTCCTCCCGGCGCCTGGCGAGGTGATTATCCTGCCGTGCACACCTCAAGCGTTTTACGGTTACGACTACCATTCGCTGCCCTTCGCTTCGACGCGACATGACAAGGGGTTCGATATTGCCCGCCGCCTGGAGAAGAAAAACGAGAAGGGGCAGTGGCGGTTTCTCTTCACGTTCTACTCGTTCCCGGGCGAATACATCGTCCAGGGCATTCACCCGGCTTACCGCCCCCACACCAGGACGGTCATCCGGGTAACACTCGACGACAAACCTCGTACGCTAGTCGTGCCGGAGTTGCTCGATAGCTGGCATGGCAAGATCGCCTATGAGATCGAGGCGGGCACTGAACCTTGCACGCTGGTGCTCAACCAGGGCGTAAATGTTGAGCTCAAGTCTTCGGCTCTCAAGACCTTGCAGTGGACACTGCTGGCGACCTGGGCACAAGAGAGCGACATACAGTTCGTGCGCGGTGAAGGCCTCAAAATCGGTGAGGTCAGCATCAAGTACAGCGGCCACGCCGGTTTCGATGTCACGCTGCATCTGGCGGGTAACAATCGCTATCGGATCGACCATCACCAACAGGTGTTGATTCTGGATGAGGTGGATGCGGTGCCGGGTACAGATGCGCAGACATTGCGCGCGCACTTCAAGGCACTGGCCCGCGAGCACCGACTGGAACAGCCCTACACGCCGGTGCACAAGTTTCTGATCCCGTTCGACAACCCCGAGGAGCAGCGCTACACCACTGCTTACTACGATTCGGCCGCTGACCGTTTCCTCTACATCCAGGACGATGACATCCCTGTGCCCGTCAATCCGCTATTGGGCGCCGTGGTCGATGGCTGCGCGTATTTCTATCATCCGCAGAGTGTTGAGGTACTCAAGACCGACGTGGCGAGCGGCCTGATCAGTCATCGCTATCGGCTGATGCTCAAGAGTGGAGAGTTCGCCGTCACGCAATGTACGGCGGTGCCCAGCGGCGGGGTCAAGGTTGTCCAGGAAGTCGTCCAGGGTAATCAGGGCTTCACCCTGGAATATTTGCTCACTGATGAGGGCGTATTTCTCAGTTCGCTGACCCGCAGCGTTGATACCTTCCTGGAGGACGTTTTGGACCAGTCGCCGATACTGGCCGACTGGCAACCGTTGCTCGGCGACTATATCGCCTGGCCCGCAGTGCCCTCGCCGGAGCGCTTCAAAACATCGACCTGGCAGTTGGCCGCTTTTGTTTCCGTTCATTGGAAACCGGAGGAAGGCCGATCTGACATGAGCTGGGTACGCAGCAGTGATGGCTTGATTATTCGACCGATACCGCAGCGACATCACGCCCGGGGCTGGAACGACTCGGACAAGGACAAGAACCAACTGAGCCTGCTGGCACCGGCGGGTCCTGAGGGGGATGTGTTTGTCGTGTACAAACGCAACAGTTCGCGTCTATACGTGCAACGACGTTCCCTCGTGGGTGAACAGGTAGAGCTGTCGGTCGAGACGAAGACGCTTAAGGGACTCAAGAGCGTTGTGGCGACGCAAGAAGGCTGCCTGGCCGTGACCGAGGAAGGGCTGTTCTATGAGGTGACGCCTCAGGGCGAGTTGCAGTTGGGCGGGCTGACCGAATTCTGGTTCAAGGACCGGCCGCAATGGTGGTCGCAGTTGCCAACCTTGGTTGCCGATGTCCCTTTCACCACGCTGGGGCTGATCGGATTGAGTAATGCTCGCGGTGACGCGCGCTTGTCTGCCTGGTACCTCGACGGTCGCCTGGTGCTGGCTGACCTGGGGCATGGCAAGGAAGTGCGGCTGCTAGGGGCGACTCCGGATAACGCGGCGGCGTGGCTGTTTGATGTAGCCACTGGCGAGATCTACCGCCAACCCTTTATCGACGACAATCAACTGTCGAAGGCCTTCGGCGATGGTGCTCAGTTGCTGGCACCTGAAGCATTGCCAACGCCACAACCGCTATGGAGCCCATGGACCTTCACCGACGTGACGCGCCGTGGCGCCGGCCTGCTGGCCACGACCGTGGAAGGCATACAGATGGAACTGAACCACCAAGAGCCTGCGTTGATCACCGGCGTCGACAGCCAATGGGTGCGGGAACACGACGATGCTCTGAGCGAACACCTGCGCGTGTTGGTGGATAACACGCAGCGTTGCGCCCCGTTACTCAACGTGGCTCACCCTTGGCGCCAACAATGGTTTGTCAGCAGCAGCGGGCGTTTGATCGACGCGGCCACTGTGCCTCGTCCTGACTCATCTGTTGCGGTGGGCACCCAACGGCACACCAACGTCTTGTTGTTCGATGCCGCCGACGGATTTCTACGCCGCTACCCGGTCACTGACAGCGTAGGCCCGTTGGCCTACGTGCGACGCAACGTCGATACGCTGACAGTCGAAAGCAACCAGCAACTCGATGACGTGTTGCCATTAATTCCCGACGACGTAAGTACCTTGATCCTGCGTCTGGGCCATACCGGCGCGACGTGCCGATTGTCACAGGCGGCCTGGCGTCGGCTGGAATCGGTGATCGTCGATTGCAGGCCGCCCCTGGGAAACCAAGTGTCTGTACCGGTCAAACTGGACTGGGCACTGGACTCGCCGGAGCAATTGATCGTCAGCCTCGTGGATGAGCACTTGGTGATGCTCGATCCAGTCACGTGTCATAGCCTGATCTTCCGTGAAGCCTATGCGAAGGATGTCACGCTGCGCGCTCGCGTGATCGTTGCCATCGGCGGTTATCGTTCTACGTCAGTATCGGATCTGGTCAGCGCTCTGATGGCTAAACCGGTGCCGGCGGGCAGTGTCCTGTTCAAGGATGTTATGCAGGATGACCCCGTCATGAGCTGA